The genomic stretch ATGAGTCAAGTTCGTATGTTGATATTAGTGTAGTGTGGTAGAATATgagaattatcaattacTAACAATATTGGGTGGGACcctatattataattagcTATTGTTAAGGCATTTGATATGGTATGTGAATAGAATGCAAGGACAAGTGTGAATCGCAAGCGCAATCGCAATCGCAAAGGTAACATTACTAACGCaaactttatttattatatagccagaagaattgaaagaaGAAGTTTTTACTGTGAGTTTAGAAGCGATGGAAAACTCTATGTTGGAACGTGAGATTGCCGCTACTATTAAGAAGGAGTTGGATAAGAAATGTGGCAAAACATGGCATGTTATTGTGGGTAAGAATTTCGGTAGTTACGTTACCCATGAAAAGGgatgttttatttattattatatcgGTTCGTATGCGTTTTTAGTTTTCAAATCAGCTTAAAACTCGTATTGTAGACGtggtagtagtagtagtggAAGAAAAAGTAATTGTGGTTataacatatatatacattttaattatttaaaactagataaagttaaaaacaaaacaaaacaacaaaacaatacaaaataaattaaatgcaaatgcaaatgcaaatgcaaagGCAAAGGCAACTTATTTTGGTTTCTTTGCAACAAACAACATCATTGGAGAGAATAATCTTGCCTTACCACCAGCGACTAACCCTACGGCAGCTTCCTCCAAGGCGCCTGTTACTTTTGTGGAACCTTCTGGAGCTATACCCAATCTTTCCATACAACCGACCATAGCGGTTGTGATTTTTCTACCCAAATAACTAGTTCTGAAAAACGTGGCTAAATCGGCCAAGGTTTGAACGTATTTCCATTCACCAGTCAAAGGATAATACCATGGGATCTCGTCATGGTTATCAGTCAAATCATCAGCGATTTCAATGGTAAAACCAGCGTTTTCAAGGGCTTTTGTAGCAGTCTTGATATCAAACATCTTGGGGATCCCATCACCGACTTCGATCTCATAAGCGATTTGTCTATGTTGAGGATTTGTTTCATCATAATTCTCTGTCATGACCCATTCATAGACGGCAAATGTACCACCGGGTTTCAAGACTTTATAAATTTCACTATAAACTTGTTGTAAATCTGGGGCATGACACGTAGCTTCAATGGCATAAACTTTATCAAAAGTGTTTGGCTTGAAATCCATATTCATGAAATCACCTTTGACGAAGTCCAATTTATTATGCAAATTGCTCTTCTTGGCATACCATTTagctttttcaatttgataatcattattattaagacCGATAATGTTACAACCGGTGAAAGTGGAGATTTCTCTTGCGGGACCACCTACACCACACCCGACATCCAAGACAAGATCATCTTCTTGAATACCAGCTTTGTAGGCCAAATAATGTTCGTGTCTAGCCATAGCAGCTTTGAAAGGTTCACCTTTATAGAATCTACAGAAATGGAAAGAAGACCCCCAACCATATTCATAGAAATCAGTGACTACGTTATAATAGGAATGAGTGGATTCATTATAATCCTCGAGTCTCTTTTGTTCTGCTTCTTTATCCACTTTACCATCCCaatgtttcaaatatttggaaatgGCTTCTTTCCCCTTCCCTTTATCTTTGGACATCAAGGCAAACATACCAGTATGTTGGGCCATATCTTTACCATGAAGTTCTTCAGTGAACTCAGCTTGTCTCTTTCTCAATTGAGAGACATCAGAGTCTATCTGGGCGGCACTACTAGAGGACATGGTGTGAGGATGGACTAGTGAGGGTATAACAATTGAGCTTTTGTGGCAAAGAAAGACacatagaaaataaaatacaactACAagtaaatgaaaatgaaaggtaataaataataatagtaaatgaatgaaataaatgaaatctATGAGTAGAATgagaataaattaaaaagtaATTATAAGACCCTTTAGTGGGGCCGATATTGGTACTGTATTTATAGGATCAGTGTATGGCTAAACGaggcaaaaaaaaagaaagaacGCGTTTGCCTTTATACGAGAGACATCGTATACGAAGGATGGAGGTAGGAGAAAAAAGGGGAGTATACGAGGGTGCACGGGTGCTGGGCGACACAAAAGCTGCCGATAGGACCAGAGCATGTGACACAAACTAACACGTCACGTGCCACACATTATCACGTGCTTCTTCACTACATCACGTGATTGTCTGAACAGTGTCACGTGTCAATACATCACGTGCACAGTATGGCGTGATGCTTTCTCTCCGTCGCACGTGACTATGTGGCACCACCACGTGATGATTAGTCAGACCTGTGGCCCTTTCTGGCAGCGTCCCACGACCAGGGGAAATCCGCAGCAGCAGAGGTGCTCTACGCCACTTTCTTCGTAGAACCGTTTTTTTGGTCTACAACCGGAGCCCAACCGGTGGCAATTACGTAATTGAGAATACCACCCACTATggtttttaattttttgccTCTGCCCTGATTTCTTAGTCTGAATTTCCCAATCACCCAATCTCCTAACTCCCAATCTCCCATCTCCCATCATCACCCATCGCCCATCGCCACATCTCGTATTTCgtattttgtatttcgtATCTCGTATCTAGTATCTAATACCTAGCCTCTAGAACCTATCATCTAATACAATCTGTCATCTCTCTCATCTATATCGTTTTAACTTTATCGCCTAACAACTCGTATCTACTACTTACAGGACTGGCCATTAAACTTGGCATTAGTCAATAAACAGTACTTAAATAACTATAACCTTTCTCATAGCAACAGCATTGATACGCCCTAACAactataataaaaataaaaaaataacaagaacttaaaaattgaagCTATCAGTATCAGATACGGCAAAATAAAAGACAAACCGAAAAGACACTCTAACCGAATATTGCTCTTTCATCATTGCAAATTTACCAATCGTTGTCATTgcaatatttatattactAAGCCTATCTAATCAagctaataaaaaaaagatatttttttaacgCATTCGTATTTTTACCTCACTCCCTTTATCACAACActttaatattctttttttttactttcaATATGGTCAACTCTAGTATAACAAGTCCCAATAGTAATTCCAACGGCACCGCCACTACAACTACGTCAAAAGTTCAAAAAGATTCAAATGCTGAATTGAAAAGCAAAAGAACGGCTCAAAATAGAGCTGCTCAACGAGCCTTTAGAGaaagaaaagagaaaaaaatgaaaagttTGGAAGAAAAGGTCGTTGAGTTGGAGAAAGTCTGCAGAGCTCACGAGTCTGAAACAAGCTTCCTCAGATCTCAGCTCATCTTATTCGGAACTGAATTGAGAAAGCAACATAATACAGGCAACACGCCTTCCAACAACAACTCCATATcaaattatagaaatagACATAAAAATTCCATTGCAAGTAACCATTCAAATAGTAGCAAccattcaaattcaaattccaTCTCTGTTCCAAACTCTCTTTCAAGACATTCATCCACTTCATCAATCATCAATCAGCCAAATTCAATGTCTATGTCTATGTCTATGTCCAATCCAAATGCAAATTCAAACTTAACAATCAATCATCATCACACGAACTCCACAACAACTCCATACAATGGGTTTGCTAATTTGAACTACTCTTTCTTACAGACTACATCCTCAACAACAGcttataatacaaatacaagtTCACCACTTTCATTCACTCT from Henningerozyma blattae CBS 6284 chromosome 4, complete genome encodes the following:
- the ERG6 gene encoding sterol 24-C-methyltransferase (similar to Saccharomyces cerevisiae ERG6 (YML008C); ancestral locus Anc_5.529); protein product: MSSSSAAQIDSDVSQLRKRQAEFTEELHGKDMAQHTGMFALMSKDKGKGKEAISKYLKHWDGKVDKEAEQKRLEDYNESTHSYYNVVTDFYEYGWGSSFHFCRFYKGEPFKAAMARHEHYLAYKAGIQEDDLVLDVGCGVGGPAREISTFTGCNIIGLNNNDYQIEKAKWYAKKSNLHNKLDFVKGDFMNMDFKPNTFDKVYAIEATCHAPDLQQVYSEIYKVLKPGGTFAVYEWVMTENYDETNPQHRQIAYEIEVGDGIPKMFDIKTATKALENAGFTIEIADDLTDNHDEIPWYYPLTGEWKYVQTLADLATFFRTSYLGRKITTAMVGCMERLGIAPEGSTKVTGALEEAAVGLVAGGKARLFSPMMLFVAKKPK
- the DYN2 gene encoding dynein light chain (similar to Saccharomyces cerevisiae DYN2 (YDR424C); ancestral locus Anc_5.532), encoding MSQVPIVKAFDMPEELKEEVFTVSLEAMENSMLEREIAATIKKELDKKCGKTWHVIVGKNFGSYVTHEKGCFIYYYIGSYAFLVFKSA